From the genome of Streptomyces sp. NBC_01260, one region includes:
- a CDS encoding cytochrome P450, whose protein sequence is MTLFVQPPQPLALYGPDFAADPHGHYRRLREHGPLAPVRIAPDVEAMLVTDYQAAVDLLRDTHTFSKDPRAWQATVPPDSPVLPVLGHRPTALFSDGDEHTRYRDAINDSLALIEPHILRAEVARVAQQLIGEFATTGTGDLIAQYARRLPLHVFITWFGVAPDDGERIVDGIGGMMNSAQGAAAAYADLVDVVTRLVADRRARPRRDLTSYFLAHPARLDNDETVRQITLVMSAGHDPTTNLIGNATLHMLTDERYAGSLHGGAMTAHEAINEVLWQDPPLANLAAHYPRHDTEFHGVRLHAGQLVLVSFGAANTQSGPATSDAGARSGASAHLAWSAGPHRCPAKQPALLIAMTAIEQLTSQLCDAELAVPVSELLWRPGPFHRALVHLPVRFTPLDTTVTADPDEHSATASGSTSTVSIRS, encoded by the coding sequence ATGACCCTGTTCGTACAGCCGCCGCAGCCCCTTGCGCTGTACGGCCCCGACTTCGCCGCCGACCCGCACGGCCACTACCGCAGGCTGCGCGAGCACGGGCCCCTGGCACCGGTCCGGATCGCCCCCGACGTCGAGGCGATGCTGGTCACCGACTACCAGGCGGCCGTCGATCTGCTGCGCGACACCCACACCTTCAGCAAGGACCCCCGCGCCTGGCAGGCGACGGTTCCGCCGGACTCGCCGGTGCTGCCGGTCCTCGGCCACCGCCCCACCGCGCTGTTCAGCGACGGCGACGAGCACACCCGCTACCGCGACGCCATCAACGACAGCCTGGCGCTGATCGAACCGCACATCCTGCGGGCGGAGGTGGCCAGGGTCGCCCAGCAGCTCATCGGCGAGTTCGCCACCACCGGCACCGGCGATCTCATCGCCCAGTACGCCCGGCGGCTCCCGCTGCACGTCTTCATCACCTGGTTCGGCGTCGCCCCCGACGACGGCGAACGGATCGTCGACGGCATCGGGGGCATGATGAACTCGGCACAGGGCGCCGCCGCCGCGTACGCCGACCTCGTCGATGTCGTCACCCGCCTCGTCGCGGACCGCCGCGCCCGGCCGCGCCGTGATCTGACCTCGTACTTCCTCGCTCACCCGGCCCGTCTCGACAACGACGAGACGGTGCGACAGATCACCCTGGTGATGAGCGCGGGCCATGACCCCACGACCAACCTGATCGGCAACGCCACCCTGCACATGCTCACCGACGAGCGGTACGCGGGCTCGCTGCACGGGGGAGCGATGACCGCGCACGAGGCGATCAACGAGGTCCTGTGGCAGGACCCGCCGCTGGCCAACCTGGCCGCGCACTACCCGCGCCACGACACCGAGTTCCACGGTGTCCGGCTGCACGCCGGACAGCTGGTCCTGGTCTCCTTCGGTGCCGCCAACACCCAGTCCGGACCGGCCACTTCGGACGCGGGCGCCCGCTCCGGAGCCAGCGCCCACCTCGCCTGGTCGGCGGGTCCGCACCGGTGCCCCGCGAAGCAGCCCGCGCTGCTCATCGCGATGACCGCGATCGAGCAGCTCACCAGCCAGCTGTGCGATGCGGAACTGGCCGTTCCGGTGAGCGAACTGCTCTGGCGGCCCGGCCCGTTCCACCGGGCCCTGGTGCACCTTCCGGTTCGTTTCACACCGCTCGACACGACGGTGACCGCCGACCCGGACGAGCACTCCGCGACCGCGTCCGGCAGCACTTCGACGGTGTCGATCAGGTCCTGA
- a CDS encoding DUF742 domain-containing protein codes for MSSGPGRRLIPAYLVTGGRSRPAGPALDRLAVLVRTDTALLPDTGSEQRRLCELLEPGALTVVECAAHLDLPVSATVFLATDLAAAGLLLTRPPIPSAGEIDRSLVERLLVGLRSLH; via the coding sequence ATGAGCTCCGGACCGGGACGCCGCCTGATCCCCGCCTATCTGGTCACCGGCGGCCGGTCCCGGCCCGCCGGCCCCGCGCTCGACCGGCTCGCCGTGCTCGTGCGCACCGATACGGCCCTGCTCCCTGACACCGGCTCGGAACAGCGCAGGCTGTGCGAACTGCTGGAACCGGGCGCCCTCACCGTCGTCGAGTGCGCGGCCCATCTGGACCTGCCGGTCAGCGCCACCGTATTCCTGGCCACGGATCTCGCGGCCGCCGGACTTCTGCTCACCCGACCGCCGATACCCAGTGCCGGGGAGATCGACCGGTCGCTCGTCGAGAGGCTGCTCGTTGGACTCCGCTCCCTCCACTGA
- a CDS encoding GTP-binding protein, with amino-acid sequence MDSAPSTDRTGVGYLPTAARTLMKLVVTGPFGVGKTTLIRTLSEIPTLHTEEAMTQSSTLLDDTAGLPDKTTTTVAIDFGRLTVPDDLVLYMFGTPGQERFLPLWEDIARGALGALVLVDTRRLGDSFAVMDMVEEQGLPYAVAVNRFPDAPAHSDEVLRKHLDLAPGTPLIQCDARERRGSIDALIALAEHVLTRLPQPEDPS; translated from the coding sequence TTGGACTCCGCTCCCTCCACTGACCGGACCGGCGTCGGCTATCTGCCGACTGCCGCCCGGACCCTGATGAAGCTCGTCGTCACGGGTCCCTTCGGCGTGGGCAAGACGACCCTGATCCGTACGCTCTCGGAAATACCCACGCTCCACACCGAGGAGGCGATGACCCAGTCCAGCACCCTGCTCGACGACACCGCCGGACTCCCCGACAAGACCACGACCACGGTCGCCATCGACTTCGGACGTCTCACCGTCCCGGACGACCTGGTGCTCTACATGTTCGGCACGCCCGGCCAGGAGCGGTTCCTGCCACTGTGGGAGGACATCGCGCGCGGGGCGCTGGGCGCGCTCGTCCTGGTGGACACGCGACGGCTCGGCGACTCCTTCGCGGTCATGGACATGGTGGAGGAGCAGGGACTGCCGTACGCCGTGGCGGTCAATCGCTTCCCCGACGCGCCCGCCCACAGCGACGAGGTCCTGCGCAAACACCTCGACCTCGCCCCCGGGACCCCGCTGATCCAGTGCGATGCCCGGGAACGCCGCGGCAGCATCGACGCCCTGATCGCGCTGGCCGAACACGTGCTGACCCGACTGCCGCAACCCGAGGACCCGTCATGA
- a CDS encoding MBL fold metallo-hydrolase: MSITGGDVVDLGRGLHAWLPPKRGWGLANCGLLVSPRGALWIDTPYDPVLAGQFLAESTKLLPDGVSIDRVIVTHANGDHFWGAGVLPDAEIIATREARDHIHYEPTPKQQHALVSGSDPASPLGDYLGRHFGLFDWSQTEPVQPTTYFTGELELTLGEYPVRISALPSAHTTGDLMVHLPAQSAVFSGDIIFSSTPRQPGDHPIHWAGPLSNVIAACEQVLATGAETVVPGHGPVLDRAGVRDHIGYLEYVQERAHTFHAAGVPAPEAARRVIGEGRHPELGLPERLVVTIGSEYRQLDGSELPGVLQVMTEMAVLAREVEQTREPAGAAE; this comes from the coding sequence ATGTCGATCACGGGTGGAGACGTCGTTGACCTGGGCCGGGGCCTGCACGCATGGCTCCCGCCGAAACGGGGCTGGGGGCTGGCCAACTGCGGCCTCCTCGTCTCGCCCCGCGGCGCGCTCTGGATCGACACCCCGTACGACCCGGTGCTGGCGGGGCAGTTCCTGGCCGAGAGCACGAAGCTGCTGCCGGACGGCGTCTCCATCGACCGGGTGATCGTCACGCACGCCAACGGCGACCACTTCTGGGGCGCCGGCGTGCTCCCGGACGCGGAGATCATCGCGACCCGCGAGGCCCGGGACCACATTCACTACGAGCCCACCCCGAAGCAGCAGCACGCGCTCGTCAGCGGCAGCGATCCGGCAAGCCCGCTCGGCGACTACCTCGGCCGCCACTTCGGCCTGTTCGACTGGTCGCAGACCGAACCGGTCCAGCCGACCACCTACTTCACCGGGGAGCTCGAACTGACCCTGGGGGAGTACCCCGTCCGGATCTCCGCCCTGCCGTCCGCGCACACCACGGGTGACCTGATGGTCCACCTGCCCGCCCAGAGCGCCGTGTTCAGCGGCGACATCATCTTCTCCTCGACACCCCGGCAGCCGGGGGACCACCCGATCCACTGGGCGGGCCCGCTGAGCAACGTGATCGCTGCCTGTGAACAGGTGCTGGCCACCGGAGCCGAAACCGTCGTGCCGGGACACGGGCCGGTCCTCGACCGGGCCGGGGTACGCGACCACATCGGCTATCTGGAGTACGTACAGGAGCGCGCCCACACCTTCCACGCCGCCGGGGTGCCCGCCCCGGAGGCGGCCCGCCGGGTGATCGGCGAGGGCCGGCACCCCGAACTCGGACTCCCCGAGCGGCTGGTGGTGACGATCGGCAGCGAGTACCGGCAGCTCGACGGCTCGGAACTGCCGGGTGTGCTGCAGGTGATGACGGAGATGGCCGTGCTGGCGCGAGAAGTGGAGCAGACCCGTGAGCCCGCGGGCGCGGCGGAGTGA
- a CDS encoding LLM class F420-dependent oxidoreductase, whose translation MDLRIFTEPQQGASYDTLLTVAKATEDLGFDAFYRSDHYLHMGGGNGLPGPTDAWITLAGLARETKRIRLGTLMTAGTFRLPGVLAIQVAQVDQMSGGRVELGLGAGWFEDEHKAYGIPFPQEKFGRLEEQLAIITGLWSTEVGKTFSYDGTYYQLTDSPALPKPAQAKVPVLIGGHGAKRTPRLAARYADEFNIPFASLEDSEQQFGRVREAAAAAGRGPDDLVYSNALVVCVGKDDAEVARRAAVIGRDVAELKANGLAGSPDEVVDKIGRFEAIGASRIYLQVLDLDDLGHLELISSQVQSQLT comes from the coding sequence ATGGATCTTCGAATCTTCACCGAGCCCCAGCAAGGGGCGAGCTACGACACCCTGCTCACCGTCGCCAAGGCGACCGAGGACCTCGGCTTCGATGCCTTCTACCGTTCCGACCACTATCTGCACATGGGAGGGGGAAACGGTCTCCCCGGCCCGACGGACGCCTGGATCACGCTGGCCGGGCTGGCACGCGAGACGAAGCGGATCCGCCTGGGCACGCTGATGACGGCGGGGACGTTCCGACTCCCCGGCGTGCTCGCCATCCAGGTGGCACAGGTCGACCAGATGTCCGGCGGTCGCGTCGAACTGGGCCTGGGCGCAGGCTGGTTCGAGGATGAGCACAAGGCGTACGGCATCCCGTTCCCCCAGGAGAAGTTCGGCCGGCTGGAGGAGCAGCTGGCGATCATCACCGGGCTGTGGTCGACCGAGGTCGGCAAGACGTTCAGCTACGACGGAACCTACTACCAGCTCACCGACTCGCCTGCGCTGCCCAAGCCGGCGCAGGCCAAGGTGCCGGTACTGATCGGCGGGCACGGCGCGAAGCGCACACCGCGGCTGGCCGCCCGGTACGCCGACGAGTTCAACATCCCGTTCGCCTCGCTGGAGGACAGCGAGCAGCAGTTCGGCCGGGTCAGGGAGGCGGCCGCGGCGGCGGGCCGGGGGCCGGACGACCTGGTGTACTCCAACGCCCTGGTCGTCTGTGTCGGCAAGGACGACGCCGAGGTGGCGCGCCGTGCCGCCGTCATCGGGCGGGACGTGGCGGAGCTCAAGGCGAACGGCCTGGCGGGCTCGCCCGACGAAGTGGTCGACAAGATCGGTCGGTTCGAAGCCATCGGGGCTTCGAGGATCTACCTTCAGGTGCTGGATCTCGATGACCTGGGGCACCTGGAGCTGATCTCGTCGCAGGTCCAGTCCCAGCTCACCTGA
- a CDS encoding ATP-binding protein: MGWIVAVIAVIAAVVATTRSYGSARSEQLAVARAELTERQMKAAEARTAALVDEIRQLAHRRIPAAAVALSHPSAQVPGLREAAEVDGDSARLLTEAVQAARTAVIEERQRVDAAARAAMRGTSAKIQSLLNQSQQLLHELQHEYDDPRILQLDFRNELALRRTQATAVLCDAWPGLARQNSPLVEVVLGAQSRVAGYERIKVANHLREERLALAARAAEPLAIALAELLANATAYSHPDTDVAVTLQQSGGRGAFLVVDDAGIGMDEDALDRARTLLAGPSEVLLTELGDPPQTGFAVVGRLVVQYGFHCHIEASPFGGMRTILRVPAHLLTVLKEDRTLSALAPTPVPAHPAPAEPDAPAPPAPAPPETGAAEPAGLPSRRRRAPRPAAVASTAPAAVPAAGQVPRTPEQAESSWAALQQGTLNGRSVAGRAPAPDSDGHDHLGDQDDQGDDET; this comes from the coding sequence ATGGGATGGATCGTGGCGGTGATCGCCGTCATAGCCGCCGTGGTGGCGACGACGCGCTCGTACGGGTCCGCCCGCTCGGAACAGCTCGCCGTGGCCCGCGCAGAGCTCACCGAACGGCAGATGAAGGCCGCCGAGGCCCGTACCGCCGCCCTCGTCGACGAGATCCGGCAACTGGCCCACCGGCGGATCCCGGCCGCCGCGGTCGCCCTCTCCCACCCCAGCGCCCAGGTTCCCGGACTGCGGGAGGCGGCCGAGGTGGACGGCGACTCGGCCCGGCTGCTCACCGAAGCCGTACAGGCCGCCCGCACCGCCGTCATCGAGGAACGGCAGCGCGTCGACGCGGCCGCCCGCGCGGCGATGCGCGGCACCTCGGCCAAGATCCAGTCGCTGCTCAACCAGTCCCAGCAACTGCTCCACGAGCTCCAGCACGAGTACGACGACCCCCGCATCCTGCAACTGGACTTCCGCAACGAACTGGCCCTGCGCCGGACCCAGGCCACCGCCGTGCTGTGCGACGCCTGGCCCGGCCTCGCCCGGCAGAACTCACCGCTCGTCGAGGTCGTGCTCGGTGCCCAGTCCCGCGTCGCCGGCTACGAGCGGATCAAGGTGGCCAACCATCTGCGCGAGGAGCGGCTCGCGCTCGCGGCCAGGGCCGCCGAACCCCTCGCGATCGCACTCGCCGAACTCCTGGCCAACGCGACCGCGTACTCGCACCCCGACACCGATGTGGCGGTGACGCTCCAGCAGAGCGGCGGCCGGGGCGCGTTCCTGGTCGTCGACGACGCGGGCATCGGCATGGACGAGGACGCGCTCGACCGGGCCCGAACCCTCCTTGCAGGCCCCTCGGAAGTGCTCCTGACCGAACTGGGCGACCCGCCGCAGACCGGCTTCGCGGTCGTCGGACGGCTCGTGGTGCAGTACGGCTTCCACTGCCACATCGAGGCCTCACCCTTCGGCGGTATGCGGACGATCCTGCGTGTCCCCGCCCATCTGCTGACCGTGCTGAAGGAGGACCGGACCCTCTCCGCCCTGGCGCCGACGCCCGTGCCGGCGCACCCCGCCCCGGCGGAGCCGGACGCACCCGCTCCTCCCGCACCGGCCCCGCCGGAGACCGGCGCCGCTGAGCCGGCGGGCCTTCCCAGCAGACGCCGGCGCGCACCCCGTCCGGCGGCGGTCGCGTCCACCGCACCCGCCGCCGTCCCGGCCGCCGGACAGGTGCCCCGTACACCGGAGCAGGCCGAGTCTTCCTGGGCGGCGCTCCAGCAGGGCACTCTCAACGGCAGGAGCGTCGCCGGGCGGGCTCCCGCACCGGATTCGGACGGCCACGACCACCTGGGCGACCAGGACGACCAAGGAGACGACGAGACGTGA
- a CDS encoding cell division protein SepF — protein sequence MSRYDRYDVTDEQWEGLAQVVPLRSRNEWPSRVDHRTAPEERESAEQRRMVVLRVQVFADAREVADYLVAQIPVLLDLTSAESDVAKRILDFTSGVVFGLGSGMHRVDRNVFLLSPIGMEVEGVTAAGVPGA from the coding sequence GTGAGCAGGTACGACAGGTATGACGTCACCGACGAGCAGTGGGAGGGACTGGCCCAGGTCGTACCGCTGCGCAGCCGCAACGAGTGGCCGTCCCGAGTGGACCACCGGACGGCTCCGGAGGAGCGGGAGAGCGCCGAGCAGCGGCGCATGGTGGTGCTGCGGGTCCAGGTCTTCGCGGACGCACGCGAGGTCGCCGACTACCTGGTCGCGCAGATTCCGGTGCTGCTGGACCTGACCAGCGCCGAGTCCGATGTGGCCAAGCGGATCCTGGACTTCACCAGCGGTGTCGTCTTCGGTCTGGGCAGCGGAATGCACCGGGTGGACCGGAACGTCTTCCTGCTGTCGCCCATCGGCATGGAGGTCGAGGGTGTGACGGCGGCGGGCGTGCCGGGGGCTTAG
- a CDS encoding ATP-binding protein, whose product MTAPCPGAFAPDPARSGPSDRADPASGSGDACGFGSEPDFGYGPEPGVGSESGSEFGSARRTGRSAGPVVTELRLSAFAAHRGTVVPLAPLTLLAGPSGSGASSVLRAYEALSRLGAGASLGEVFPDPAGCVPEGAAADRQGRRGFRIGCTADGPAGPVRLELAIQAEPTLRIVGERLTRAGETLLSTALRDPGRPMLQAAWHTADELPVTREQLPDDRLGTALLPLRVAGRTPGQLQVLAAAEQMVVALRPAFVCEPRPHRMRTPVPPGAGRLRRDCGNLAAVLHAACNGYGRRHARLVALAKAGCARPVTGIGVERLADGLVRAVVARGDGDGTPLERLGNGELRYLALGVALLMGPGTDPADVESEVPSALQTPTLLADGLDRDLDGQQTRELLTAAASAAAAGRVRLLGTVTEAGAARARRTAGAAVVNLGP is encoded by the coding sequence ATGACCGCACCCTGCCCAGGCGCCTTTGCGCCCGATCCCGCCCGATCCGGGCCGTCGGACCGGGCCGACCCCGCATCCGGCTCCGGCGACGCTTGCGGTTTCGGCTCGGAGCCGGACTTCGGCTACGGCCCAGAGCCTGGCGTCGGCTCCGAATCCGGTTCCGAATTCGGCTCCGCCCGGCGCACGGGGCGTTCGGCCGGTCCTGTCGTCACCGAACTGCGGCTCTCCGCCTTCGCCGCGCACCGCGGCACGGTCGTGCCGCTGGCCCCGCTCACCCTCCTCGCCGGTCCCTCGGGCAGCGGCGCATCGAGCGTGCTGCGGGCTTACGAGGCGCTGTCCCGGCTGGGGGCCGGGGCGTCGCTCGGCGAGGTGTTCCCCGATCCGGCCGGGTGCGTGCCCGAAGGGGCCGCGGCCGACCGGCAGGGGCGGCGCGGGTTCCGGATCGGGTGCACGGCGGACGGCCCGGCCGGACCGGTCCGGCTCGAACTCGCCATCCAGGCCGAGCCCACACTCCGGATCGTCGGCGAGCGGCTGACCCGGGCCGGGGAGACCCTCCTCAGCACCGCGCTCCGCGATCCGGGGCGGCCGATGCTCCAGGCGGCCTGGCACACCGCGGACGAGCTCCCGGTGACACGGGAACAGCTGCCGGACGACCGGCTGGGCACGGCACTGCTGCCGCTGCGGGTCGCGGGCCGGACACCGGGCCAGCTACAGGTGCTGGCCGCCGCCGAACAGATGGTGGTGGCCCTGCGCCCGGCCTTCGTCTGCGAACCGCGGCCTCATCGGATGCGGACACCGGTGCCACCGGGTGCGGGCAGGCTGCGCCGCGACTGCGGGAACCTCGCGGCGGTACTGCACGCCGCGTGCAACGGATACGGGCGACGCCATGCCCGGCTGGTCGCGCTGGCGAAGGCCGGATGCGCGCGACCGGTGACCGGGATCGGCGTCGAGCGGCTCGCGGACGGGCTGGTCCGTGCCGTCGTGGCCCGGGGCGACGGAGACGGCACCCCGCTGGAAAGGCTCGGCAACGGCGAACTGCGGTACCTGGCACTGGGCGTGGCCCTGCTCATGGGCCCCGGGACCGACCCGGCGGACGTCGAGTCCGAGGTGCCGTCGGCCTTGCAGACCCCCACGTTGCTGGCCGACGGGCTCGACCGCGATCTGGACGGACAGCAGACGCGGGAGCTGTTGACGGCGGCTGCCTCGGCGGCGGCCGCCGGCCGCGTCCGGCTGCTCGGCACGGTGACGGAGGCGGGCGCGGCACGCGCCCGCAGGACGGCCGGAGCCGCGGTGGTAAATCTGGGACCGTGA
- a CDS encoding roadblock/LC7 domain-containing protein encodes MSAPSPTTGDLAWVLTPLLELPGVQHAVVATGDGLIEGASPGLDRASGERVAAMTATLHAAARAFTTAFTDVEGPKLAQTVVESDLGFAVVVPAGNNTTLALFAEPGAKLGDIAYQMQVQVTALTRAMHAPARQPDTAARP; translated from the coding sequence GTGAGCGCCCCCAGCCCCACCACCGGTGACCTCGCATGGGTGCTGACCCCGCTGCTGGAACTGCCCGGGGTCCAGCATGCGGTGGTCGCCACCGGTGACGGCCTCATCGAGGGCGCCTCGCCCGGTCTCGACCGGGCGTCCGGCGAACGGGTCGCCGCGATGACGGCCACGCTGCACGCCGCGGCGCGCGCCTTCACCACGGCGTTCACCGACGTCGAGGGCCCGAAACTGGCCCAGACGGTCGTCGAATCCGATCTGGGCTTCGCTGTCGTCGTACCGGCGGGGAACAACACCACGCTCGCCCTGTTCGCCGAACCCGGCGCCAAACTCGGTGACATCGCGTACCAGATGCAGGTGCAGGTCACCGCGCTGACCCGGGCGATGCACGCGCCCGCCCGTCAACCGGACACCGCCGCCCGGCCATGA
- a CDS encoding nucleotide pyrophosphohydrolase, producing MTELDVPALQRRLAAFAAARDWEQYHTPKNLASALSVEASELMEIFQWLTPEQSARVMDDPGTAHRVSDEVADVLAYLLQLCGVLGIDALAALAAKIERNEVRFPVRKGTDTPNRHSSE from the coding sequence GTGACAGAACTCGACGTACCCGCCCTGCAACGACGGCTCGCCGCATTCGCGGCCGCACGCGACTGGGAGCAGTACCACACCCCCAAGAATCTGGCGTCGGCGCTGAGCGTCGAGGCATCCGAACTCATGGAGATCTTCCAGTGGCTGACGCCGGAACAGTCGGCCCGGGTGATGGACGATCCCGGGACCGCGCACCGGGTGTCGGACGAGGTCGCCGATGTCCTCGCGTATCTGCTGCAACTCTGCGGGGTGCTGGGCATCGACGCGCTGGCGGCGCTGGCGGCCAAGATCGAGCGGAACGAGGTGCGCTTCCCCGTCAGGAAGGGTACGGATACCCCCAATCGTCACTCTTCGGAGTGA
- a CDS encoding DUF6099 family protein encodes MEAERLVAVIRRALAQSRGTPDIIAEAWQAQALAQAVGSRLAASGPKELRGEAGGLSEIGGRSNGALDHPAARAGVARATQLSEVADPRAALTGLGALLGEVGIALVGVACETDEQSLYWQCMEAIDAADESTDRVHGMLRLLDERDRERQQDLERSRERDGPHGVLHGPAGPAAGRP; translated from the coding sequence ATGGAAGCGGAGCGGCTGGTAGCGGTCATCAGGCGGGCTCTGGCCCAAAGCAGGGGTACGCCGGACATCATCGCCGAGGCGTGGCAGGCCCAGGCCCTGGCACAGGCGGTCGGAAGCCGGCTGGCGGCGAGCGGTCCCAAGGAGTTGCGGGGCGAGGCGGGAGGCCTCAGTGAGATCGGCGGAAGAAGCAACGGAGCACTTGACCACCCGGCGGCGCGGGCCGGGGTGGCCAGGGCGACGCAACTCTCCGAAGTCGCTGATCCGCGCGCCGCGCTGACGGGGCTGGGTGCGCTGCTCGGGGAAGTGGGGATAGCCCTGGTCGGGGTGGCGTGCGAGACCGATGAACAGAGCTTGTACTGGCAGTGCATGGAGGCGATCGACGCCGCCGACGAGTCCACGGACCGGGTCCACGGGATGCTCCGGCTGCTCGACGAACGGGACCGGGAGCGCCAGCAGGATCTGGAGCGCAGCCGCGAGCGGGACGGCCCTCACGGCGTGCTCCACGGACCGGCGGGGCCGGCTGCCGGCCGGCCCTGA
- a CDS encoding RICIN domain-containing protein: MTLRHLFGTVTATVAAAALALLGTAAPTQAADLGTTPGTYTNYSFSGAPKLTDVTWSTTVLHDPGYRANVFWSHQFGFDQGNGAYLGMQSNGGSSRVLLFSVWDVSEAKAGSAGSWCQGFGGEGEGMSCRMNLDWTAGHRYTFKVAAEGDGWFGATVADAGTGASYKLGSIKTPATAISPSGMVDWTEYFEWNNPRSNCYDQPFSDARFGIPTGNGGTVTGTVSATSNSGNACASMTRTDVAADSTVQNLAIGNSVRGAVTGQGGTCVDAFGGVSDGVAADLYTCSGGANQAWVRAADGTLRLTSDYCLTAEGTGNGAAVRVRDCAGTGAGGEVTDQARQWTYNGSTHALVNKASGRCLDVPGGDTTNGTALNLWDCGGGANQQWNVPATF, translated from the coding sequence ATGACCCTGCGCCACTTGTTCGGCACCGTCACCGCCACTGTCGCAGCAGCCGCTCTGGCACTGCTCGGCACGGCGGCCCCCACCCAGGCCGCGGACCTCGGGACCACTCCCGGCACCTACACCAACTACTCCTTCTCCGGTGCGCCGAAGCTGACCGACGTCACCTGGTCCACCACCGTCCTCCACGATCCCGGATACCGGGCGAACGTCTTCTGGAGCCACCAGTTCGGCTTCGACCAGGGCAACGGCGCGTACCTCGGGATGCAGTCCAACGGAGGGTCGAGCCGGGTGCTCCTCTTCTCCGTCTGGGACGTCTCCGAGGCCAAGGCCGGCTCAGCCGGGAGCTGGTGCCAGGGCTTCGGCGGTGAGGGCGAGGGCATGAGCTGCCGGATGAACCTCGACTGGACCGCCGGCCACCGGTACACCTTCAAGGTGGCGGCCGAGGGCGACGGATGGTTCGGCGCCACGGTCGCGGACGCCGGCACGGGAGCCTCGTACAAACTCGGCAGCATCAAGACCCCGGCCACCGCCATCTCCCCGTCGGGGATGGTCGACTGGACCGAGTACTTCGAGTGGAACAACCCCCGCTCGAACTGCTACGACCAGCCGTTCAGCGACGCCCGCTTCGGGATACCCACCGGCAACGGCGGTACGGTCACCGGCACGGTTTCGGCCACCTCCAACAGCGGCAACGCCTGCGCGTCCATGACCCGGACCGATGTCGCCGCCGACTCCACGGTGCAGAACCTCGCGATAGGCAACTCGGTGCGCGGTGCGGTGACCGGGCAGGGCGGCACATGCGTGGACGCCTTCGGCGGGGTGTCGGACGGTGTCGCCGCGGACCTCTACACCTGCTCGGGCGGCGCCAACCAGGCCTGGGTGAGAGCGGCCGACGGCACGCTGCGCCTGACGTCCGACTACTGCCTCACCGCGGAGGGCACCGGCAACGGCGCCGCCGTACGGGTACGTGACTGCGCCGGTACGGGCGCGGGCGGCGAGGTCACCGATCAGGCCAGGCAGTGGACGTACAACGGTTCCACGCACGCACTCGTCAACAAGGCCTCCGGCCGCTGTCTCGATGTCCCCGGCGGCGACACCACGAACGGGACCGCGCTCAACCTGTGGGACTGCGGCGGCGGCGCCAACCAGCAGTGGAACGTGCCCGCGACCTTCTAG